The proteins below are encoded in one region of Candidatus Krumholzibacteriota bacterium:
- a CDS encoding transposase, translating into MRWQNGLKRTIPEGLTVFKLPESHRRRLRTTNCVERINEEIKRRT; encoded by the coding sequence CTGCGTTGGCAAAATGGGCTGAAGAGAACGATCCCTGAAGGCCTCACCGTCTTCAAGCTGCCCGAGAGTCATCGGCGAAGGCTTAGAACCACTAACTGTGTAGAAAGGATCAATGAAGAGATAAAGAGAAGAAC